A single Silvibacterium dinghuense DNA region contains:
- a CDS encoding metallophosphoesterase has protein sequence MDSAASPSRRRFLRQSFAFSALASLGSFESLAQVLPGSGARGMADLLMIGDWGYLDDHKGQTAVADAMRAYAAKNQLRPEALLFLGDNWYGDLPGGVDSPRWKTQFEDLYPASAFPGKAYAILGNHDYQVMPKDVNKVEAELAYAASGRSRFTMPSRWYSFIFPEKQPLVTFIALDSNVPHPDGQAKAPNFTLTQAEHEQQLEWFEGELKKPRATPHLIVMGHHPVYSDGPHGDHPVLTRDWAPLFEKYKVPIYLAGHDHDLQHLEFEGHPTSHFLSGGGGADLYNLKIEQSARGPFAQKVYGFSHLAVTRETMIFRHIDPQGRVLHSFSKTADGKIVIGA, from the coding sequence ATGGATTCCGCTGCTTCGCCTTCCCGCCGCCGTTTTCTCCGCCAGAGTTTTGCCTTCAGCGCGCTGGCCTCGCTGGGCTCGTTCGAGTCGCTCGCGCAGGTGCTGCCTGGGAGCGGCGCGCGTGGTATGGCCGACCTTTTGATGATCGGCGATTGGGGTTATCTCGACGACCACAAGGGGCAGACCGCGGTAGCCGATGCGATGCGGGCGTACGCGGCAAAGAACCAGCTGCGTCCCGAGGCGCTGCTCTTCCTGGGCGACAACTGGTACGGCGACCTGCCGGGCGGGGTCGACTCGCCGCGGTGGAAGACGCAGTTCGAGGACCTGTATCCGGCGAGCGCTTTTCCTGGCAAGGCCTATGCCATCCTCGGCAACCACGATTACCAGGTGATGCCAAAGGACGTGAACAAGGTCGAGGCCGAGCTGGCCTATGCGGCGAGCGGCCGCTCGCGCTTCACCATGCCGTCGCGGTGGTACAGCTTCATCTTCCCGGAGAAGCAGCCGCTCGTGACCTTCATTGCGCTCGACAGCAATGTGCCGCATCCTGATGGGCAGGCGAAGGCGCCGAACTTTACCTTGACGCAGGCCGAGCACGAGCAGCAGCTGGAGTGGTTCGAGGGTGAGTTGAAGAAGCCGCGCGCGACGCCGCACCTGATCGTGATGGGGCACCACCCGGTCTACTCCGACGGGCCGCATGGCGACCATCCGGTGCTGACACGCGACTGGGCGCCGCTGTTCGAGAAGTACAAGGTGCCGATCTATCTGGCCGGGCACGACCACGACCTGCAGCACCTGGAGTTCGAAGGGCATCCGACGAGCCATTTCCTTTCGGGCGGCGGCGGCGCGGACCTCTACAACCTGAAGATCGAGCAGTCGGCACGCGGGCCGTTCGCGCAGAAGGTGTACGGCTTTAGCCATCTTGCCGTGACGCGCGAGACGATGATCTTCCGGCATATCGATCCGCAGGGGCGCGTGCTGCACTCGTTTTCGAAGACGGCGGACGGCAAGATCGTGATCGGCGCATGA
- a CDS encoding M14 family zinc carboxypeptidase: MSRLRSLLPLCLSFACTGALFGQTNIASELKPDLSQPIDQGYTAKIKQYTTDPSFNSPLTSYLPASKTVPTPDKVLGDVSGAPNMLPYAEDVYKYFRLLEKSTPRVKVFSIGHTEEGREMIAAAIGDESLITKMQENDARLAKLADPRTIGMDDAKAAELVKQSFPIYYITGTIHSPETGAPTALMELAYRLAVDNSPYIQYIRTHMIVLITPVVEVDGRDRMVDIYKWHVAHPNEQWPHLVYWGHYVAHDNNRDAMGMTLDLTRNVENTYINFHAQVLHDLHESVPFLYDNTVGDGPYNAWIDPLLNGEWQMLGWNNIQSMTAFKMPGVFTHGDFDTWSPGYLMFIAAMHNGISRLYETFGNGGADTEKRILSPDEYARTWYKPNPPLPQVVWSQRDNNNYEQTALLSTISFFAQNGQQFLSNYYTKSKRSIEKPENAGPAAYVIDEPMSSREAQMLRTLALQHVEISRLDASTTVNVPAPAKPESKDGKDDKDSKPKTETFAAGRYVIRMDQPYSRIADALLDRQYWAPDDPQKTPYDDTGWSFPDLFHVKVARVTDPAILKVNLSPVKDLEAEIDTTSGSGSIYAVNNNSEVTLLGLRYTFKDATISVADAAFDAGGHHFAAGSLLIENADGAKVKDAVHEAGLEAVGLSAMPEVAHHNAPAPRIAFMHTWIATQTEGWWREAFDRAHVPFDYISTQTVAKEEDLRAKYDVIVFAPVGRSSTQSIINGMPMYGNPIPWEKTELTPNLGRIDSTPDMRPGLTWAGVQHLQDFISKGGLLITSEDTAQFAIEMGFAPGVSVSRGGNVRVVGTILNAAFVDKNGPITNGYDTAADLGVYSADGLAFQISNTIGGGGRRHLGSGVERPTGRGGPDEQDSPEDRAFVAPETTPHVKPWEAMPLNEDQARDNINLIPEAYRPQVILRFGSGKGFLLDGLLDNGNSIEEKPIVVDAHLGEGNVLLFANNPVYRGETLGTYALVFNAIQNFDRLGKAAK; encoded by the coding sequence ATGTCCCGCTTAAGATCGCTTCTCCCTTTGTGTCTCTCTTTCGCCTGTACCGGCGCGCTTTTCGGCCAGACCAACATCGCCTCCGAGCTCAAACCCGACCTGAGCCAGCCCATCGACCAGGGCTACACGGCGAAGATCAAGCAGTACACGACCGATCCCTCCTTCAACTCGCCGCTGACGAGCTATCTACCCGCATCAAAGACCGTCCCCACGCCAGACAAGGTGCTCGGCGACGTATCCGGCGCGCCCAACATGCTGCCTTACGCCGAGGATGTCTACAAGTACTTCCGCCTGCTCGAGAAGAGCACGCCGCGCGTGAAGGTCTTCAGCATCGGCCACACCGAAGAAGGCCGCGAGATGATCGCCGCCGCCATCGGCGACGAATCGCTGATCACAAAGATGCAGGAGAACGATGCGCGGCTTGCCAAGCTTGCCGACCCGCGTACCATCGGCATGGATGACGCCAAGGCTGCTGAACTTGTGAAGCAATCCTTTCCCATCTACTACATCACCGGCACCATCCACTCGCCCGAGACCGGCGCGCCCACCGCACTGATGGAGCTGGCCTACCGCCTCGCCGTCGACAACTCACCCTATATTCAGTACATCCGCACGCACATGATCGTGCTCATCACCCCGGTCGTCGAAGTCGATGGGCGCGACCGCATGGTCGATATCTACAAGTGGCACGTCGCACACCCGAACGAGCAATGGCCCCACCTCGTTTACTGGGGCCACTACGTCGCGCATGACAACAATCGCGATGCCATGGGCATGACGCTCGACCTCACCCGCAACGTCGAGAACACTTACATCAACTTTCACGCGCAGGTGCTGCACGATCTGCATGAGTCCGTGCCCTTCCTCTATGACAACACTGTCGGCGACGGCCCCTACAACGCATGGATCGATCCGCTGCTCAACGGCGAGTGGCAGATGCTGGGCTGGAACAACATCCAGTCGATGACCGCCTTCAAGATGCCCGGCGTCTTCACCCACGGCGACTTCGACACCTGGTCACCCGGCTACCTGATGTTCATCGCCGCGATGCACAATGGCATCAGCCGCCTGTATGAAACCTTCGGCAACGGCGGCGCGGACACCGAGAAGCGCATCCTTTCTCCCGACGAATACGCACGCACCTGGTACAAGCCCAACCCGCCACTGCCGCAGGTGGTGTGGTCGCAGCGCGATAACAACAACTACGAGCAGACCGCGCTGCTCTCGACCATCTCCTTCTTTGCGCAGAATGGCCAGCAGTTCCTCTCGAACTACTACACCAAGAGCAAGCGCTCCATCGAGAAGCCCGAGAATGCAGGCCCCGCGGCCTACGTGATCGACGAGCCCATGTCCAGCCGCGAAGCGCAGATGCTGCGCACCCTCGCACTGCAGCATGTCGAGATCAGCAGGCTCGATGCCTCGACGACGGTGAATGTGCCTGCGCCTGCTAAGCCCGAGTCGAAGGATGGCAAGGACGACAAGGACAGCAAGCCCAAGACCGAGACCTTCGCCGCCGGCCGCTATGTCATCCGCATGGATCAGCCCTACTCGCGTATCGCCGACGCGCTGCTCGACCGCCAGTATTGGGCTCCGGACGATCCGCAGAAGACGCCCTACGATGACACCGGCTGGAGCTTCCCCGATCTCTTCCACGTGAAGGTCGCGCGCGTCACCGATCCCGCCATCCTGAAGGTGAATCTTTCACCTGTGAAGGATCTTGAAGCCGAGATCGACACCACCTCTGGCTCGGGCAGCATCTATGCCGTGAACAACAACTCCGAAGTCACGCTCCTCGGCCTGCGCTACACCTTCAAGGACGCGACCATCTCCGTGGCCGATGCGGCCTTCGATGCGGGCGGCCATCACTTCGCTGCCGGCTCGCTGCTGATCGAGAACGCCGACGGCGCGAAGGTGAAGGATGCCGTGCACGAGGCGGGCCTCGAAGCTGTCGGCCTCAGCGCCATGCCCGAAGTCGCGCATCACAACGCGCCCGCGCCGCGCATCGCATTCATGCATACGTGGATCGCGACGCAGACGGAAGGCTGGTGGCGCGAGGCCTTCGATCGCGCGCACGTACCCTTCGACTACATCAGCACGCAGACCGTAGCAAAAGAAGAGGACCTGCGCGCGAAGTATGACGTGATCGTCTTCGCGCCCGTGGGCCGCTCCTCCACGCAGTCCATCATCAACGGCATGCCCATGTATGGGAACCCCATCCCGTGGGAGAAGACCGAGCTCACTCCTAACCTCGGCCGCATCGACTCGACGCCCGACATGCGTCCGGGCCTCACCTGGGCCGGCGTGCAGCACCTGCAGGACTTCATCAGCAAGGGCGGTCTGCTCATCACCTCCGAAGACACGGCGCAGTTCGCCATCGAGATGGGCTTCGCGCCCGGTGTCAGCGTCTCGCGTGGTGGCAACGTGCGCGTCGTCGGCACCATCCTCAACGCGGCCTTCGTCGATAAGAACGGCCCCATCACCAACGGCTATGACACTGCGGCCGATCTCGGCGTCTACAGCGCCGACGGTCTTGCCTTCCAGATCTCGAACACCATCGGCGGAGGCGGACGCCGCCATCTCGGCTCGGGTGTAGAGCGGCCCACCGGCCGCGGCGGACCCGATGAGCAGGACTCACCCGAGGACCGCGCCTTCGTTGCGCCCGAGACCACACCGCACGTGAAGCCGTGGGAGGCCATGCCGCTCAACGAGGATCAGGCCCGCGACAACATCAACCTCATTCCCGAAGCCTACCGCCCGCAGGTCATCCTGCGCTTCGGCTCAGGAAAGGGCTTCCTGCTTGATGGCCTGCTCGACAACGGCAACTCGATTGAAGAGAAGCCTATCGTCGTCGATGCCCATCTGGGCGAAGGCAACGTGCTGCTCTTTGCCAATAACCCTGTCTATCGCGGCGAAACGCTGGGGACGTATGCCCTGGTCTTCAACGCGATCCAGAACTTCGACCGGCTAGGCAAGGCGGCGAAGTAA
- a CDS encoding glycoside hydrolase family 27 protein, with protein MSLSLPLRAQQLLAATPPMGWNSWDSYGLTVTADEFKANVDWLHAHLQLHGWQYVVVDEGWYLDHPGAEGAAQGFNVSPDGRYLPAAGRFPSAQPGDGLKMLADYAHSLGLKFGIHIIRGIPRQAVDRNLPIADSTFHAADAANTADKCEWNGDNYGLKDNEAAQAYYDSIAKLYASWGVDFLKVDCISKPYHAAEIHRMAAALKKTGRPIVLSLSPGPTPLSEADDVRQYAQMWRISNDVWDVWSKADEKPGDFPQSLSAQAGLLADWAPHIERGHWPDADMLPIGYLGPRPGWGEARASRFTPDETRTLLTLWSIARSPLVLGANLTKIDPSLEALLTDDEAIAVDQHSTGNHPVVATKERAVWLAELPGGRKALAAVNLSASPVELAYSWKDLGLAEKSWRLRDLWEKKEIGAQKSFHVELGPHASVLYSLK; from the coding sequence GTGTCCCTCTCTCTTCCGCTGCGCGCGCAGCAGTTGCTGGCGGCGACTCCGCCGATGGGTTGGAACAGCTGGGATTCGTATGGGCTCACGGTGACGGCCGATGAGTTCAAGGCGAACGTGGACTGGCTGCATGCGCACCTGCAGCTGCATGGCTGGCAGTACGTGGTGGTGGACGAGGGGTGGTATCTCGATCATCCGGGCGCGGAGGGCGCGGCGCAGGGCTTCAACGTCTCGCCGGATGGACGCTATCTGCCGGCAGCGGGACGGTTTCCTTCGGCACAGCCGGGCGATGGTCTGAAGATGCTGGCCGACTATGCGCATTCGCTGGGGCTGAAGTTCGGTATTCACATCATCCGCGGGATTCCGCGGCAGGCCGTGGACCGCAATCTGCCGATTGCGGACTCGACCTTCCATGCGGCTGATGCGGCGAATACCGCGGATAAGTGTGAGTGGAATGGGGATAACTACGGCCTCAAGGACAACGAGGCCGCGCAGGCGTACTACGACTCGATTGCGAAGCTCTATGCCTCGTGGGGCGTGGATTTTCTGAAGGTGGACTGCATCTCGAAGCCCTACCATGCGGCGGAGATTCATCGCATGGCGGCAGCGCTGAAGAAGACCGGGCGCCCGATCGTGCTGAGCCTGTCGCCGGGGCCGACGCCGCTCTCCGAGGCTGACGATGTGCGGCAGTATGCGCAGATGTGGCGCATCTCGAACGACGTGTGGGATGTGTGGTCGAAGGCGGATGAGAAGCCGGGTGATTTTCCGCAGTCGCTCTCGGCGCAGGCGGGGCTCCTGGCGGACTGGGCGCCTCATATCGAGCGCGGGCACTGGCCGGATGCGGACATGCTGCCGATTGGCTACCTGGGACCACGGCCGGGCTGGGGCGAAGCGCGTGCGTCGCGGTTTACCCCGGATGAAACGCGTACTTTGCTGACATTGTGGTCGATTGCGCGGTCTCCGCTGGTGCTGGGCGCGAATCTGACGAAAATTGACCCGTCGCTCGAAGCGCTGCTGACGGATGACGAGGCGATTGCCGTCGACCAGCACTCGACGGGAAACCATCCCGTGGTGGCGACGAAGGAGCGTGCGGTGTGGCTGGCGGAGCTGCCCGGCGGGCGGAAGGCGCTGGCGGCAGTGAACCTCTCGGCGTCGCCGGTGGAGCTTGCGTACTCATGGAAAGACCTGGGGCTGGCGGAGAAGTCCTGGCGGCTGCGCGATCTATGGGAAAAAAAAGAGATTGGGGCGCAGAAGTCCTTCCATGTTGAACTCGGGCCGCATGCCTCGGTGCTCTACAGCCTGAAATAG
- a CDS encoding serine hydrolase domain-containing protein: MGQKLAADLTWMQAERDHRFGHMNEVFPVHIVHRGTAVRSLLRGAELKLPAGALDRYMVGEHVAGVLVIEDGRIRLERYALGADAATRWTGFSMTKSVTDTLVGAALHAGKIHSLSDPVTRYLPELRGSAYDGVTVRQVMTMTTGVRWHEDYTTADADNVRLYQQQPQPGENSTVAYMRTLQRAAMPGSVWNYNTGETDLLGVLLRRATGESLAEQLSSAIWQHAGMEQDATWIATAKDAEGEEFGGSGLSASLRDWGRLGLWFLDGGKGALDPDWMTEATRAQVEAGKAAYGYGWWPQKNAAGAYDGSFAALGIFGQSMLIDPRRKLVIVTVGDWAQATGADHSAARVAFWRGVEAAVDGELARR; encoded by the coding sequence GTGGGCCAGAAGCTTGCTGCCGACCTGACTTGGATGCAGGCCGAGCGCGACCATCGCTTCGGGCACATGAATGAAGTCTTCCCGGTGCACATCGTACATCGCGGCACGGCGGTGCGGTCCCTGCTACGGGGTGCTGAACTGAAACTCCCCGCTGGAGCGCTCGATCGCTATATGGTGGGCGAGCATGTAGCAGGTGTACTCGTAATCGAAGACGGGCGCATCCGCCTGGAGCGCTATGCGCTGGGGGCCGATGCGGCCACGCGTTGGACCGGCTTCTCGATGACGAAATCGGTGACTGACACGCTGGTGGGCGCGGCGCTGCACGCCGGAAAGATTCACTCGTTAAGCGATCCGGTGACGCGCTATCTGCCCGAGTTGCGCGGCAGCGCCTATGACGGCGTGACCGTGCGGCAGGTGATGACCATGACCACCGGCGTCCGTTGGCATGAGGATTACACCACCGCCGATGCGGACAACGTGCGGCTCTATCAACAGCAGCCACAGCCGGGCGAGAACAGTACCGTCGCTTATATGCGCACCTTGCAGCGGGCAGCTATGCCCGGTTCGGTATGGAACTACAACACTGGCGAGACTGATCTGCTGGGTGTGTTGCTGCGGCGCGCTACGGGCGAGTCGCTTGCCGAGCAATTGTCTTCGGCCATCTGGCAGCATGCGGGCATGGAGCAGGATGCGACGTGGATTGCGACCGCGAAGGATGCGGAGGGCGAGGAGTTCGGAGGCTCGGGCCTGTCTGCCTCGCTGCGCGATTGGGGACGGCTGGGGCTGTGGTTTCTCGACGGGGGCAAGGGCGCGCTCGATCCTGACTGGATGACGGAGGCGACACGCGCGCAGGTCGAGGCAGGCAAGGCCGCCTATGGCTACGGCTGGTGGCCGCAGAAGAATGCAGCGGGCGCGTATGACGGATCGTTCGCGGCGCTCGGCATCTTCGGGCAGTCGATGCTCATCGACCCGAGGCGGAAGTTGGTGATCGTGACCGTGGGCGATTGGGCGCAGGCTACGGGCGCGGATCATAGCGCGGCGCGCGTTGCATTTTGGCGAGGGGTTGAGGCTGCGGTGGATGGGGAGCTGGCGCGGCGGTGA
- the pgeF gene encoding peptidoglycan editing factor PgeF, translated as MTATSSSLRGPVLAVPAVTSPLLASLPWLMHGFSTRLGGVSSVYGREGDCNLGWTASDEKAHVAENRRRLAMAVSGDEATPFATLKQVHSARTVRVSACDAPPRALVEADGMMTSEPGVLLAVQTADCIPVLVADTRLRVVAGFHAGWRGTVAAIVEQGVAQIREEYGSRPEDLVAAIGPGIGPCCYTVGDEVRERFGERFDYAPDLFTAKEDGALHLDLWEANRRQLLAAGLRPEAIWVAGECTSCQVDRYFSYRKENGHTGRMFSVIGTRRPGLLPSASAPFGRELR; from the coding sequence ATGACTGCGACTTCTTCTTCGTTGCGTGGCCCGGTGTTGGCTGTGCCGGCTGTCACTTCGCCGCTGCTGGCTTCGCTGCCATGGCTGATGCATGGCTTCAGTACCCGGCTGGGCGGGGTGTCGTCCGTGTATGGCCGGGAAGGCGATTGCAATCTGGGCTGGACGGCGTCCGACGAGAAAGCGCATGTGGCCGAGAACCGGCGGCGGCTGGCGATGGCGGTGAGCGGCGATGAGGCAACTCCCTTTGCCACGCTGAAGCAGGTGCATTCGGCGAGGACGGTGCGGGTGAGCGCATGCGATGCGCCGCCGCGAGCCCTGGTCGAGGCCGATGGCATGATGACGTCTGAGCCAGGCGTGCTGTTGGCGGTGCAGACGGCGGACTGCATCCCGGTGCTGGTGGCTGATACGCGCCTGCGCGTGGTGGCCGGCTTCCATGCAGGCTGGCGCGGAACCGTGGCGGCGATTGTGGAGCAGGGCGTGGCGCAGATACGCGAAGAATACGGCAGCCGTCCGGAGGACCTGGTGGCGGCCATCGGGCCGGGAATTGGACCGTGCTGCTACACGGTGGGTGATGAGGTGCGCGAGCGTTTCGGCGAACGCTTTGACTATGCCCCGGATCTGTTTACGGCCAAGGAAGACGGGGCGCTGCATCTCGACTTATGGGAAGCGAACCGGCGTCAGCTGCTCGCGGCAGGATTGCGTCCGGAAGCCATCTGGGTGGCGGGCGAGTGCACGAGCTGCCAGGTAGACCGGTATTTTTCCTACCGCAAGGAGAACGGCCATACGGGGAGGATGTTCTCGGTGATCGGGACTCGCCGTCCAGGCCTTTTGCCTTCGGCCTCCGCTCCCTTTGGTCGCGAGCTGAGATGA
- the guaA gene encoding glutamine-hydrolyzing GMP synthase — translation MDTSSIVILDFGSQYTQLIARRIREQNVFSVVLPCTASIEEIQAYKPLGLILSGGPCSVYDADAPPADPKVLELGLPTLGICYGLQYITHHLGGKVVKSDKHEYGHAEVSVVDQELPLFADMTADLTVWMSHGDSAIELPPGFHLTAKTDNAVAGIANPERRIWAVQFHPEVHHTRQGATLLRNFVFNLCHAKADWTPKHFIETTVAAIREKVGNGRAICALSGGVDSSVAAVLVHKAIGDRLTCVFVDNGVLRKNEFFKVQENLRSKLGLNLVAVDASGRFLSKLAGVTDPETKRKTIGREFIEVFDDEASRIFKEGTDEVAWLVQGTLYPDVIESSSVKGPSQTIKSHHNVGGLPEDMKLKLIEPLRDLFKDEVRRIGRDLGMPSDILERQPFPGPGLAVRILGEVTPERVALLQEADDIVVTEIKKAGLYQQIWQSFAVLLPVKSVGVMGDQRTYAYTCAIRAVHSEDGMTADWVPLPYEVLKTISSRIVNEISGINRVVYDITSKPPGTIEWE, via the coding sequence GTGGACACTTCCTCGATCGTCATCCTCGATTTCGGTTCGCAGTACACGCAGCTCATCGCGCGTCGTATCCGCGAGCAGAACGTCTTCTCCGTGGTGCTGCCCTGCACCGCCTCTATTGAAGAGATCCAGGCCTATAAGCCGCTCGGCCTGATCCTCTCCGGCGGCCCCTGCTCGGTGTATGACGCCGACGCGCCCCCGGCCGACCCCAAGGTGCTCGAGCTCGGCCTGCCGACGCTTGGCATCTGCTACGGCCTGCAATACATCACCCACCACCTTGGCGGCAAAGTCGTCAAGTCGGACAAGCACGAGTATGGCCACGCCGAAGTCTCGGTCGTCGACCAGGAGCTGCCGCTCTTTGCCGACATGACCGCCGATCTCACCGTCTGGATGTCGCACGGAGACAGCGCCATCGAGCTGCCCCCGGGCTTCCATCTTACGGCGAAGACGGATAACGCCGTCGCCGGCATCGCGAACCCCGAGCGCCGCATCTGGGCCGTGCAGTTCCACCCCGAGGTGCACCACACCAGGCAGGGCGCCACGCTGCTGCGCAACTTCGTCTTCAACCTCTGCCACGCCAAAGCCGATTGGACCCCGAAGCACTTCATCGAGACCACCGTCGCCGCCATCCGCGAGAAGGTCGGCAACGGCCGCGCCATCTGCGCACTCTCGGGCGGTGTCGATTCGTCGGTGGCAGCCGTGCTCGTGCACAAGGCCATCGGCGACCGCCTCACTTGCGTCTTCGTAGACAACGGCGTGCTGCGCAAGAACGAGTTCTTCAAGGTGCAAGAGAACCTGCGCTCGAAGCTCGGCCTCAACCTCGTTGCCGTCGACGCCAGCGGCCGCTTCCTCTCGAAGCTAGCCGGCGTCACCGATCCCGAGACCAAGCGCAAGACCATCGGCCGCGAGTTCATCGAAGTATTCGACGACGAAGCCTCGCGCATCTTCAAGGAAGGTACCGATGAAGTGGCCTGGCTCGTCCAGGGCACGCTCTATCCCGATGTGATCGAGTCGTCATCGGTTAAAGGCCCGTCGCAGACCATCAAGAGCCATCACAACGTGGGTGGCCTGCCCGAGGACATGAAGCTCAAGCTCATCGAGCCGCTGCGCGATCTCTTCAAGGACGAAGTCCGCCGCATCGGCCGCGACCTCGGCATGCCCAGCGACATCCTCGAGCGCCAGCCCTTCCCCGGCCCCGGCCTTGCCGTCCGCATCCTCGGCGAAGTCACACCCGAGCGCGTGGCGCTGCTGCAGGAAGCCGACGACATCGTCGTTACCGAGATCAAGAAGGCGGGCCTCTATCAGCAGATCTGGCAATCGTTCGCCGTGCTGCTGCCGGTCAAGAGCGTGGGCGTGATGGGCGACCAGCGCACCTACGCCTACACCTGCGCCATCCGCGCCGTGCACTCGGAAGACGGCATGACCGCGGACTGGGTGCCGCTGCCGTACGAGGTGCTCAAAACCATCTCCAGCCGCATCGTGAACGAAATCTCCGGCATCAACCGCGTGGTCTACGACATCACCTCGAAGCCACCCGGCACCATCGAATGGGAGTGA
- a CDS encoding SRPBCC family protein produces the protein MHVRSAEGSGEAAVAGITSGLINLGEQVTWRARHFGVWQELTSKITQYERPDYFQDTMLRGAFRSFQHDHYFQQENLGATMMTDVLRFEVPFAIAGSMAEIFLRPYLARFLRERNAVLKKVAEGEEWKQYLLY, from the coding sequence GTGCATGTGCGCAGTGCGGAAGGCTCTGGAGAAGCGGCGGTTGCTGGAATTACTTCAGGGCTAATTAACCTTGGAGAGCAGGTGACGTGGCGTGCCCGGCATTTCGGAGTCTGGCAGGAGTTGACCAGCAAGATTACGCAGTATGAGCGTCCTGACTACTTTCAGGACACGATGCTGCGCGGAGCGTTTCGCTCTTTCCAGCACGACCATTATTTCCAGCAGGAAAATTTGGGCGCCACCATGATGACGGACGTCCTCCGGTTCGAAGTCCCTTTTGCGATTGCGGGCAGTATGGCCGAGATCTTTCTGCGGCCTTATCTTGCGCGGTTCTTGCGTGAGCGGAACGCTGTTCTGAAGAAAGTAGCTGAAGGAGAAGAGTGGAAGCAGTATCTCTTGTATTGA
- a CDS encoding GIY-YIG nuclease family protein, giving the protein MSRCYFVYLIASRTRVLYCGVTGNLEKRTYEHQNGIFEGFSSKYHCTRLVWFEAFEDVRNAIDRETQIKRWRREKKLALITRMNPSWTDLSESWQR; this is encoded by the coding sequence ATGAGCCGTTGCTATTTCGTCTACCTCATCGCAAGCCGAACGCGGGTACTCTATTGCGGAGTCACAGGCAATCTTGAAAAAAGAACCTACGAACATCAGAACGGGATTTTCGAAGGTTTTAGTTCTAAATACCACTGCACCAGACTCGTCTGGTTTGAAGCCTTTGAGGACGTCCGCAATGCCATCGACCGCGAAACACAAATTAAGCGCTGGCGAAGAGAGAAAAAACTGGCATTGATTACTCGAATGAACCCTTCGTGGACCGATCTCAGTGAATCGTGGCAGAGATAG